In Fusarium oxysporum Fo47 chromosome XII, complete sequence, one DNA window encodes the following:
- a CDS encoding uncharacterized protein (putative glycosyl hydrolase of unknown function-domain containing protein): MQSMLQTEFGGMNEVLADIAFYTKDAKWLKVAQRFDHAVIFDPLQQNVDKLAGLHANTQLPKWIGALREYKVGGDKKYLEIGRNAWNMVVNKHTYAIGGNSQAEHFRAPDAIAGFLTDDTCEACNSYNMLKLTRELWALNPTDASYFDFYEKALLNHLLGQQDPSSDHGHVTYFTPLKAGGRRGVGPAWGGGTWSTDYNSFWCCQGTGVETNTKLMDSIYFHTSDTLYVNLFTPSKLNWSQKKVSVTQTTDFPESDTSTFKISGDTSEWTLAVRIPSWTSKASIKVNGQAGNVAIQPGKYALIKRQWKSGDTVTVQLPMSLHTVAANDDQTLGAIAFGPVILAGNYGQSTLNGNPTIDLASIKRKGNTDLTFGATSGGKAIELGPFYDAQGFNYAVYWKLSGKLSG, translated from the coding sequence ATGCAGAGCATGCTGCAGACTGAGTTTGGTGGAATGAACGAAGTCCTCGCCGATATCGCGTTCTACACCAAAGACGCAAAGTGGCTCAAAGTTGCTCAGCGCTTTGACCATGCTGTCATCTTCGACCCTCTGCAACAGAACGTTGACAAACTTGCTGGCCTGCACGCCAACACCCAACTTCCCAAGTGGATCGGTGCTCTGCGCGAGTACAAGGTCGGTGGTGATAAGAAGTACCTCGAAATTGGCCGCAACGCATGGAACATGGTCGTCAACAAGCACACCTACGCCATTGGTGGAAACAGTCAGGCCGAGCACTTCCGAGCTCCCGATGCTATTGCTGGGTTCCTCACAGACGATACTTGCGAGGCCTGTAACAGCTACAACATGCTGAAACTCACTCGTGAGCTTTGGGCCTTGAACCCAACTGACGCTTCATACTTTGACTTCTATGAGAAGGCCCTGTTGAACCACCTGCTTGGTCAGCAAGACCCCAGCAGTGATCATGGACATGTTACGTACTTCACGCCTCTCAAGGCAGGTGGCCGTCGCGGAGTTGGTCCTGCTTGGGGTGGCGGTACCTGGAGTACTGACTACAACTCTTTCTGGTGCTGTCAAGGTACAGGAGTCGAGACCAATACCAAACTCATGGACTCGATCTACTTTCACACTTCTGATACTCTCTACGTCAACCTCTTCACTCCTTCGAAGCTCAATTGGTCTCAGAAGAAGGTTTCTGTCACTCAGACAACTGACTTCCCTGAAAGCGATACATCAACATTCAAGATCTCTGGTGATACTAGTGAATGGACTCTTGCAGTCCGCATCCCATCTTGGACCTCTAAAGCCTCCATCAAGGTCAACGGCCAAGCTGGGAATGTGGCCATCCAGCCCGGCAAGTACGCTCTGATCAAGAGACAGTGGAAGTCTGGAGATACTGTCACAGTCCAACTCCCCATGAGCCTGCACACTGTTGCCGCCAACGACGATCAGACCTTGGGTGCAATTGCTTTTGGTCCAGTCATTCTGGCTGGTAACTATGGACAGTCTACCCTGAACGGCAACCCTACGATTGACCTGGCAAGTATCAAGCGAAAGGGTAACACTGATCTGACATTTGGAGCTACTTCTGGTGGAAAGGCTATCGAGTTGGGTCCTTTTTATGATGCTCAGGGATTTAACTATGCTGTTTACTGGAAGCTTAGTGGCAAGCTTTCAGGTTGA
- a CDS encoding Alpha/Beta hydrolase protein encodes MDKHSLNPPEWAEPRRKSRVNKWKVFGAGILTVAAFHWLAPHCSHRHQHPHHHGRTTYPGEHIEWKPCGEISNRSVECSKIDVPIDQFHPDVSNKTFNVPIIRMRGKDGSKNILLNPGGPGGSGFEFLHRRGEQLSTIVGDGFHLVSFDPRGINSSSPRASCYPSKQARQQLGSVHDVDIVKDGAEIYAWTHNYVRACEDTMGEHGKYINTPQTAADMNSILDALGQKDMYYWGFSYGTLLGQTYATLFPERSHRVIIDGVVNQFLWYQARFDMEDLNDTENVMDGLLKECIKSGDACPLSSMADSWEGLKDKFLSFVGELKEQPMNVYVNNSVYGLLDYQKIWYGALFPVLYKPQFWGTFAERMAQLMGGNATEALMAYGLDDGEDSDALYTVSMNDGLSGPLHWPQDLDSLLDIVMPTFNRSVFAPDDLVYLFAKQQWRIPKTHNYVPRNGVETAHPLLILTTTYDPVCPLISARSAEAAFKDSKIVEVKGYGHCSVAVPSLCLAKHVRAFLYNGTMPANDTQCEVDGPYFKPNGTAGVMSFEDPEDQAIHLAQMALARDPEWPRHV; translated from the coding sequence ATGGACAAACACTCACTCAACCCGCCTGAATGGGCCGAGCCGCGCCGCAAATCACGCGTGAACAAATGGAAGGTCTTCGGCGCTGGTATTCTCACTGTCGCGGCATTCCATTGGCTTGCGCCTCACTGCTCCCATCGCCACCAGCATCCTCACCATCACGGTCGCACGACTTACCCAGGCGAGCACATTGAATGGAAGCCCTGCGGAGAGATCAGCAATCGTTCCGTAGAGTGCAGCAAGATTGACGTGCCGATCGATCAGTTTCATCCTGATGTTAGCAACAAAACCTTTAATGTCCCCATTATTCGCATGCGGGGCAAAGATGGAAGCAAGaacatcctcctcaaccCTGGTGGTCCCGGCGGCAGTGGCTTCGAGTTTCTCCACAGACGTGGAGAACAATTGAGTACCATTGTCGGCGACGGTTTTCACCTTGTCTCGTTTGATCCCCGCGGCATTAACTCCTCCTCCCCACGCGCTTCATGCTACCCTAGCAAACAGGCGCGTCAGCAGCTTGGATCAGTGCACGATGTCGATATCGTCAAGGATGGCGCTGAGATTTATGCCTGGACACATAATTATGTGCGAGCCTGCGAAGATACTATGGGCGAGCATGGGAAGTACATCAATACTCCTCAGACAGCTGCCGATATGAACAGCATCCTCGATGCTCTTGGTCAGAAGGATATGTACTACTGGGGGTTCAGCTATGGAACTCTTCTCGGCCAGACTTACGCGACTCTGTTTCCTGAGAGGTCTCACAGGGTCATTATCGATGGGGTTGTGAACCAATTCCTCTGGTACCAAGCTCGCTTCGATATGGAGGACCTCAATGACACAGAGAATGTTATGGATGGTCTTCTCAAGGAGTGCATCAAGTCCGGCGACGCATGCCCTCTCTCATCCATGGCAGACTCTTGGGAAGGCCTCAAGGACAAGTTCCTCTCTTTCGTTGGTGAACTCAAGGAACAGCCGATGAACGTCTACGTCAACAATAGCGTCTACGGTCTTCTCGACTACCAGAAGATCTGGTATGGTGCACTGTTCCCTGTTCTATACAAGCCTCAGTTCTGGGGCACGTTTGCCGAGCGTATGGCGCAGCTCATGGGCGGTAACGCAACTGAGGCTTTGATGGCTTATGGTCTGGATGATGGTGAAGACAGTGATGCGCTCTACACGGTTTCGATGAACGATGGTCTCTCGGGTCCTCTCCACTGGCCACAGGACCTGGACTCCCTCCTCGATATTGTTATGCCAACCTTTAACCGCAGCGTTTTCGCCCCCGATGATCTCGTATACCTCTTCGCCAAACAACAATGGCGCATCCCTAAGACACACAATTACGTCCCGCGCAACGGTGTTGAGACAGCACACcctcttctcattctcacTACAACTTATGATCCAGTCTGCCCTCTCATCTCCGCTAGGTCAGCAGAAGCTGCATTCAAAGACTCAAAGATCGTCGAGGTCAAGGGATACGGCCATTGCTCCGTCGCAGTTCCATCGCTTTGCCTCGCCAAGCATGTTCGGGCCTTCCTCTACAATGGAACTATGCCTGCTAATGATACTCAATGTGAGGTTGATGGTCCATACTTCAAGCCCAATGGCACTGCTGGTGTGATGAGCTTTGAGGATCCAGAGGACCAGGCGATTCATCTTGCACAAATGGCATTGGCGCGTGATCCCGAGTGGCCACGCCACGTGTAA